One genomic segment of Hordeum vulgare subsp. vulgare chromosome 2H, MorexV3_pseudomolecules_assembly, whole genome shotgun sequence includes these proteins:
- the LOC123427891 gene encoding E3 ubiquitin-protein ligase RNF14-like codes for MPPRKSWKPKGSRGQAQRPHGKSAAAADPNPAHEYPYDASAAAAAEALERLDVSAAAEEDPPVETPPPPPPPQPEAPAPAPPSQPPVEASSSGSGSGSAAAGGGRAEGALRRLRELVGIGREEVELTEEEVRANDQRQEDEICALEAIFGDTVVMLNREEGQRSFQVHVHIEIPDGTDVSARLSFGAGTLNYKGAHDEGASDDLVYKFRVEHLPPILLTCLLPSSYPSHQPPFFTLSTEWLDKVMLSSLCHMLDMIWEEQLGMEVVYQWVQWLQSSSLSYLGFDNEIVLSKGDLTCVEDGGDNRACPDDAPPDLTIPRIIRYNDDKRHEAFLHGIHDCMICFSELPGVDFIKLPCHHFFCQKCMQTYCKMHVKEGTVVKLLCPDTKCEGVVPPNILKRLLGEDEFERWEGLLLQRTLDAMADVVYCPRCQTACLEDAGDEAVCSSCLFSFCTLCRERRHVGVECLSPEEKLIILERRQKSGQVKGDIQKVMDEVRSIKEILKDAKQCPRCKMAISKIEGCNKMTCWNCGRFFCYQCNAAISGYDHFKGDCVVFDQEEVDRWEMQMNQRQQRQVVAQAQAEIYEGEYGYPCPTCRNPIPKIGNNNHLYCWACQRHFCALCRKVVLKTSQHFGPRGCKQHTADD; via the exons ATGCCTCCTCGCAAGTCGTGGAAGCCCAAGGGCAGCCGCGGCCAGGCGCAGAGGCCCCACGGGaagtccgccgccgccgcagacCCTAACCCCGCCCACGAGTACCCCTACGACGCCTCGGCGGCCGCTGCCGCAGAGGCcctggagcgcctcgacgtctccGCGGCCGCCGAGGAGGATCCTCCGGTcgagacgccgccgccgccgcctcctccccagcccGAGGCCCCCGCGCCGGCGCCGCCGTCTCAGCCGCCGGTGGAGGCTTCGTCGTCTGGGTCTGGGTCTGGGAGCGCCGCAGCGGGTGGGGGCCGGGCGGAGGGGGCCTTGAGGAGGCTGCGGGAGCTGGTGGGGATTGGTCGGGAGGAGGTGGAGTTGACTGAGGAGGAGGTGCGCGCCAACGATCAGAGGCAGGAGGACGAG ATATGTGCCCTGGAAGCAATTTTTGGCGACACCGTAGTCATGTTGAATAGAGAGGAAGGCCAGCGGTCTTTCCAG GTTCACGTGCATATTGAGATCCCAGATGGCACAGATGTATCGGCAAGGCTCAGTTTTGGTGCTGGAACACTAAATTATAAGGGAGCGCATGATGAAGGTGCCTCTGATGATCTTGTTTACAAGTTTAGAGTTGAGCATTTACCGCCTATCCTGCTGACATGTCTCCTGCCTTCGTCATACCCAAGTCATCAGCCTCCCTTTTTCACTCTATCCACTGAATggctggacaaagtgatgctttcaTCATTATGTCACATGCTGGATATGATCTGGGAAGAGCAATTGGGCATGGAAGTAGTATATCAATGGGTGCAATGGCTCCAAAGCTCTTCCCTTTCTTACTTAGGGTTTGATAATGAGATAGTTTTAAGCAAGGGTGATCTAACGTGTGTTGAAGACGGCGGGGATAACCGTGCTTGTCCAGATGACGCTCCACCTGATTTGACTATTCCAAGGATTATTAGATACAACGATGATAAGCGTCACGAAGCCTTTTTGCATGGTATCCATGACTGCATGATTTGTTTCAGCGAGCTTCCTG GTGTCGATTTCATCAAACTTCCATGCCACCATTTCTTTTGCCAGAAATGCATGCAAACATACTGCAAAATGCATGTCAAGGAAGGAACTGTAGTGAAGTTGCTGTGTCCTGATACAAAATGTGAAGGTGTTGTTCCTCCCAATATATTGAAAAGGCTTCTGGGGGAGGACGAGTTTGAACGTTGGGAAGGATTGCTTCTTCAGAGAACTCTTGACGCCATGGCTGATGTAGTTTATTGTCCGAGATGTCAAACTGCTTGCTTGGAAGATGCAGGTGATGAAGCTGTGTGTTCAAGTTGTTTATTCAGCTTCTGCACACTTTGTAGAGAGCGCCGTCATGTTGGGGTGGAATGTTTATCTCCAgaagaaaaacttattattttggag AGACGTCAAAAGTCTGGGCAAGTGAAGGGAGATATCCAGAAGGTTATGGATGAAGTACGTAGCATCAAGGAAATTTTGAAGGATGCAAAACAGTGTCCACGATGCAAGATGGCTATATCTAAGATAGAAGGATGCAATAAGATGACCTGTTGGAACTGCGGGCGGTTCTTCTGCTACCAGTGTAATGCTGCAATCAGTGGATACGATCATTTCAA GGGTGATTGTGTGGTATTTGATCAGGAGGAAGTTGATAGATGGGAAATGCAAATGAATCAAAGGCAGCAACGCCAAGTAGTTGCGCAAGCGCAGGCTGAAATCTACGAAGGAGAATATGGTTACCCATGTCCCACTTGCCGCAATCCAATTCCAAAG ATCGGAAACAACAACCATCTCTACTGCTGGGCATGCCAACGGCACTTCTGTGCACTGTGCCGGAAGGTCGTCCTCAAGACGTCGCAGCATTTTGGTCCCAGGGGATGCAAGCAACATACCGCAGACGACTGA